The Crocosphaera subtropica ATCC 51142 genome includes a window with the following:
- a CDS encoding PAS domain S-box protein → MTLLTPLFSYLVLGLMPHGYCYLWQTPLVGLHLVSDGMIALAYYSIPLTLVYFVQKRHNFPYNWVFLLFGMFIVSCGTTHLMAIWTLWHPDYWVSGIIKAITAISSIYTAIVLIPLLPKILALPSTEALEEEIKQRQTVEKALRTSQRRLESILDMAEEAIISLNAKQEITLFNRGAEKIFGWNASDIIGKSLNCLLPQRFIVSHQQYVNQFQQSSDITRKMGKKREIFGLRQDQTEFLAEASIAKLDLSEETIVTVFLRDISDRRQREQAIYEHQQRFRKVFEDGPLGMAIVGLDYRFIDVNHTLCQMLGYLASELLELTFVDVTHPDDIDKDVNLAQQLYQQEIPSYSLEKRYVTKQGQILWVMLTAALLKDEQGQPRYGFAMIEDISDRKVAEAKLQQYKRIISAASDGIVLLDRNYNYQLVNQSYLDLHQKTDTEVIGHSVVEILGKTVFETKVKPYIDRSFSGISQEFQNWFELPGLGKQFISANFVPYFENNKTISGVVISLRNITHLKQIEESLRENKLKFRQLIDNVKDVLYIHDAQTYQVLYISPAFEDLWGISCETVYKNPYAWINCIHPDDRQRVRIAFENRISQGQYNEEYRIIRPNGEIRWIWSRSYPVFDELGNIYRVAGIAEDITERKAIQQTLELQDVIVKNMAEGVCLVSADTGELVYANPKFERMFGYEIGELKGQHVSIVNYEDERKSAEDVNQEIRHNVLEKGEYTYEVYNVKKDGTAFWCRATTSCFNHPEYGKVLVAVQEDINENKKIEAALKNSEQRLQYLIRSSPVVIFGCQPYDDFPATYISENVTNLLGYKPEDFLKDSKFWVDRVHPDDRERILSNLSQLFEQDFYNHEYRFLHADGNYRWLLAQLRLIRDEKGNPRESLGYLVDISDRKQAENKLTTSLEEKEVLLREIHHRVKNNLQVICSLLNLQARSVEDTQIKELLRESQNRVRAMSLVHEKLYRSENIASINLADYLQDLAKNIANAYKNVTTKINLKTDINPMIFLTIDIAVPCGLIINELISNAYKYAFAPGTQGEITLQAMMNNEQSIILTVKDNGKGLPKDFDLDQVKTLGLQLVKTLTNQLRGQIILGNKQGTHFKITLTRINP, encoded by the coding sequence ATGACTCTTTTAACTCCCCTCTTTTCCTATCTTGTCTTGGGGTTAATGCCTCATGGTTATTGTTATCTGTGGCAAACCCCATTAGTGGGACTGCATCTGGTTTCTGACGGGATGATTGCCCTCGCTTATTATTCTATTCCCCTAACCCTGGTTTATTTTGTGCAAAAACGGCACAATTTCCCCTATAATTGGGTTTTTCTGTTATTTGGGATGTTTATTGTTTCCTGTGGAACCACTCATCTGATGGCTATCTGGACCCTGTGGCATCCTGATTATTGGGTTTCTGGCATCATTAAAGCCATCACCGCCATTAGTTCCATTTATACCGCTATTGTCCTCATTCCCCTCCTTCCTAAAATTTTAGCCCTTCCCAGTACCGAAGCCTTAGAAGAAGAAATCAAGCAGCGTCAAACCGTAGAAAAAGCCCTGCGAACCTCCCAACGGCGTTTAGAGAGTATTTTAGACATGGCAGAAGAGGCCATCATTTCCCTCAATGCTAAACAAGAGATTACCCTTTTTAATCGAGGGGCCGAAAAAATCTTTGGTTGGAACGCTTCAGACATCATCGGAAAATCCCTAAACTGTTTACTTCCTCAGCGTTTTATTGTCTCTCACCAACAATACGTTAATCAGTTTCAGCAGTCCTCTGATATAACGAGAAAGATGGGAAAAAAACGGGAGATTTTTGGCTTACGCCAGGATCAAACCGAGTTTCTAGCAGAAGCATCCATTGCTAAATTAGATTTATCAGAAGAAACCATTGTGACAGTGTTTTTGCGAGATATTAGCGATCGCCGACAGCGAGAACAAGCGATCTACGAACATCAACAAAGGTTTCGCAAAGTGTTTGAAGATGGCCCGTTAGGAATGGCTATTGTGGGGTTAGATTATCGGTTTATTGATGTTAATCATACCCTATGTCAAATGTTAGGCTATTTGGCCTCAGAATTATTAGAATTAACCTTTGTGGATGTTACTCACCCTGACGATATTGATAAGGATGTCAACTTAGCACAACAATTATATCAACAAGAAATTCCCTCTTATTCCTTAGAAAAACGCTATGTGACAAAACAAGGTCAGATCCTTTGGGTTATGCTAACAGCAGCTTTGTTAAAAGACGAACAAGGACAACCCCGTTATGGGTTTGCCATGATTGAAGATATTAGCGATCGCAAAGTAGCAGAGGCAAAATTACAACAGTATAAGCGCATTATTTCAGCGGCCAGTGATGGAATTGTTTTATTAGATCGGAATTATAACTATCAATTAGTCAATCAATCTTATTTAGACTTACATCAAAAAACTGATACAGAAGTTATCGGTCACTCTGTTGTTGAAATTTTAGGAAAAACCGTTTTTGAAACCAAAGTAAAGCCTTATATTGATCGTAGTTTTAGCGGAATTAGCCAAGAATTTCAAAATTGGTTTGAGTTACCTGGGTTGGGAAAACAGTTTATTAGTGCTAATTTTGTCCCCTATTTTGAAAACAATAAAACTATTTCGGGGGTGGTGATTAGTCTTCGTAACATTACCCATCTCAAACAAATAGAAGAATCTTTACGAGAAAATAAGCTCAAATTTCGTCAATTAATCGATAATGTCAAAGATGTTTTGTATATTCATGATGCTCAAACCTATCAAGTTCTTTATATTAGTCCTGCTTTTGAAGACCTTTGGGGAATATCTTGTGAAACCGTCTATAAAAACCCCTATGCTTGGATAAATTGTATTCATCCTGATGATCGCCAACGGGTGAGAATTGCCTTTGAAAATAGGATTTCACAGGGTCAATATAATGAAGAATATCGTATTATTCGGCCCAATGGAGAAATACGCTGGATTTGGTCAAGAAGTTATCCTGTTTTTGATGAATTAGGTAACATTTATAGAGTGGCTGGTATTGCTGAAGATATTACGGAAAGAAAAGCCATTCAACAAACCTTAGAACTACAAGATGTCATCGTCAAAAATATGGCCGAAGGGGTTTGTTTAGTAAGTGCTGATACTGGAGAATTAGTTTATGCTAATCCTAAATTTGAACGGATGTTTGGCTATGAAATAGGCGAATTAAAAGGACAGCACGTTTCTATTGTTAATTATGAAGATGAGCGTAAAAGTGCTGAAGATGTTAATCAAGAAATTAGGCACAATGTATTAGAAAAAGGAGAATACACCTATGAAGTTTATAATGTGAAAAAAGATGGTACAGCTTTTTGGTGTCGTGCTACTACCAGTTGTTTTAACCATCCTGAGTATGGCAAAGTCTTAGTGGCAGTGCAAGAAGATATTAATGAAAATAAAAAAATAGAAGCAGCATTAAAAAACAGTGAGCAACGACTGCAATATTTAATTCGTTCTTCTCCTGTGGTTATTTTTGGTTGTCAACCCTATGATGATTTTCCAGCGACTTATATTAGTGAAAATGTGACGAATTTATTAGGGTATAAACCAGAGGATTTTTTAAAAGATTCTAAGTTTTGGGTAGATCGGGTTCATCCTGATGATCGTGAGCGTATTTTATCTAATTTATCCCAACTCTTTGAACAGGACTTTTATAACCATGAATATCGCTTTTTACACGCCGATGGAAATTATCGTTGGTTATTGGCACAACTGCGTTTAATACGAGATGAAAAGGGTAATCCTAGAGAAAGTTTAGGCTATTTAGTCGATATCAGCGATCGCAAACAAGCTGAAAATAAACTAACAACCTCTCTTGAGGAAAAAGAAGTATTACTCCGAGAAATTCATCATCGGGTTAAAAATAATTTACAGGTTATTTGTAGCTTACTCAATTTACAAGCTCGTTCCGTAGAAGATACTCAAATTAAAGAACTATTACGAGAGAGTCAAAACCGTGTTAGAGCCATGTCTCTTGTTCATGAAAAACTTTATCGCTCTGAAAATATTGCCAGTATTAATTTAGCTGATTATCTTCAAGATTTAGCAAAAAATATTGCTAATGCCTATAAAAATGTTACAACCAAAATCAATCTAAAGACAGATATTAATCCGATGATTTTTTTGACCATTGATATTGCTGTTCCCTGTGGTTTAATTATCAATGAATTAATTTCTAATGCTTATAAATATGCCTTTGCTCCAGGAACTCAAGGAGAAATTACGTTACAGGCTATGATGAATAATGAGCAATCAATCATATTAACAGTGAAAGATAACGGAAAAGGATTACCTAAAGACTTTGATTTAGACCAAGTAAAAACTTTGGGGTTACAATTAGTAAAGACCTTGACAAATCAACTGCGAGGACAGATTATACTAGGAAATAAGCAGGGAACCCATTTTAAAATTACTTTAACCAGAATCAACCCATGA
- a CDS encoding transglycosylase SLT domain-containing protein: MLKPLKQKRPLIIASSILLAGAISTLVLTPRMVEWLEQRQQAKIETTLKEDLNKPSVVFTLAEVPAQQRREQLQAIASSETLSLERSRARYLLANDLLKEYEGGPALRQLEGLEKEYPTLVPYILLKRGRGYELTNDTALAQETWQELIETYPDSLASAEALYELGKYDASYWDQGIETFPQHPSIQKVIRERLKENPKQPELLLLLAKYAPYDPNTNSIRDRLVNDYADQLTPEDWQRIADGYWEVNEFYKAAMAYQQADKSPQNYYRIARGQQVQPPGDNKETVIAAYRQLMFGFPKAEETALALKRLAQLSPPQTAITYLDEIIQKFPEQAPEALLDKAALLDKLNRKAEAAKVRQTLLSKYSKSDATAEYRWQVAQDAAETGDALKAWTWAQPITTNNPESSIAPKAAFWVGKWAQQLGRIEDAQAAFEHVVARHPESYYAWRSAVQLGWNVGNFNNVRQILPQVNKPDTRPLPPAGSEMFKELYRLGQDEDAITLFQAEMGDRQTLSVNEGFTDALLKLVQGKNLQGINQVWYLQNKDDPEQEKEWQQLRQTDKYWHALFPFPFYDNIIEWTQRRQLNPLLVTSLMRQESRFEPEIKSPVGATGLMQVMPATGEWVANKINLKDYSLTNPNDNINLGTWYLNYTHSEYSNNSLLAIASYNAGPGNVSKWVKRYRVSDPDVFVEKIPFGETKGYVESVFGNYWNYLRIYNPEISQLLQRYAKQ, encoded by the coding sequence ATGCTTAAGCCACTAAAACAGAAACGTCCTCTGATTATTGCTTCTAGTATACTCTTAGCTGGTGCCATTAGTACCCTGGTTCTAACTCCAAGAATGGTAGAATGGCTCGAACAAAGACAACAGGCTAAAATCGAAACAACGCTAAAAGAGGATCTTAACAAACCCTCCGTTGTCTTCACATTAGCTGAAGTTCCTGCCCAACAACGACGAGAACAACTTCAAGCGATCGCTTCTTCTGAAACCCTCTCCCTCGAAAGAAGTCGGGCCCGTTATCTATTGGCTAACGATCTCCTTAAAGAGTATGAAGGAGGCCCGGCATTAAGACAACTCGAAGGGTTAGAAAAAGAATATCCTACCCTTGTCCCCTATATTCTCCTCAAACGAGGCCGAGGCTACGAATTAACCAATGACACGGCATTAGCCCAAGAAACCTGGCAAGAACTGATAGAAACCTATCCCGACTCTTTGGCCTCAGCAGAAGCCTTGTATGAGTTAGGAAAATACGATGCTAGTTATTGGGATCAAGGCATCGAAACATTTCCTCAACATCCCAGTATTCAAAAGGTAATCCGTGAACGGTTAAAAGAAAATCCAAAACAACCCGAATTATTATTGTTGTTGGCCAAATATGCCCCCTACGACCCTAACACCAATAGTATCCGCGATCGCTTAGTGAATGACTATGCCGATCAACTCACCCCCGAAGACTGGCAACGGATCGCAGACGGTTACTGGGAAGTCAATGAGTTCTACAAAGCGGCCATGGCTTATCAACAAGCGGACAAAAGCCCCCAAAATTATTACCGCATCGCTAGGGGGCAACAAGTCCAACCCCCAGGGGATAATAAAGAAACGGTGATCGCTGCTTATCGCCAGTTAATGTTTGGCTTTCCGAAAGCCGAAGAAACAGCCCTAGCTTTAAAACGACTGGCTCAATTATCCCCACCACAGACCGCCATTACTTATCTTGATGAAATTATCCAAAAATTCCCCGAACAGGCTCCAGAAGCCCTTCTAGATAAGGCTGCGTTGCTCGATAAGTTGAATCGAAAGGCAGAAGCAGCAAAGGTACGTCAAACCCTTTTATCCAAATATTCTAAGTCTGATGCAACGGCGGAATATCGTTGGCAAGTGGCCCAAGACGCAGCCGAAACAGGAGACGCACTAAAAGCTTGGACTTGGGCCCAACCCATCACCACCAATAACCCTGAGAGTTCTATCGCCCCGAAAGCAGCCTTTTGGGTAGGAAAATGGGCGCAGCAGTTAGGCAGAATAGAAGATGCTCAAGCAGCTTTTGAACACGTCGTTGCCCGTCATCCTGAATCTTACTATGCTTGGCGATCAGCCGTACAGTTAGGGTGGAATGTGGGGAATTTTAACAATGTTCGTCAAATATTGCCCCAGGTGAATAAACCTGACACCCGACCCCTTCCCCCGGCGGGTTCAGAAATGTTTAAGGAGTTGTACCGTTTGGGACAGGATGAGGATGCTATTACCTTATTCCAAGCAGAAATGGGCGATCGCCAAACCTTAAGCGTCAATGAAGGGTTTACGGATGCGCTATTAAAGTTAGTTCAAGGGAAAAATCTTCAAGGGATTAATCAAGTTTGGTATCTTCAGAATAAAGATGATCCTGAACAAGAAAAAGAATGGCAACAACTCAGACAAACGGACAAATATTGGCACGCTTTGTTCCCTTTTCCTTTCTACGATAACATCATTGAATGGACTCAACGTCGTCAATTAAATCCTCTATTAGTCACTTCGTTAATGCGCCAAGAATCCCGTTTTGAACCTGAAATTAAGTCACCGGTTGGGGCAACAGGATTAATGCAGGTGATGCCAGCAACAGGGGAATGGGTAGCTAATAAAATTAATTTAAAAGATTATTCTTTAACCAATCCCAATGACAATATTAATTTAGGAACTTGGTACTTAAATTATACCCATTCTGAATATAGTAATAATTCGTTATTGGCCATTGCCAGTTATAACGCAGGACCGGGTAATGTGTCAAAATGGGTTAAACGATATCGAGTCAGTGATCCTGATGTGTTTGTGGAAAAAATACCCTTTGGAGAAACAAAAGGTTATGTAGAATCTGTGTTTGGTAATTATTGGAATTATCTCCGAATTTATAACCCAGAAATTTCTCAATTATTGCAAAGATATGCTAAACAATGA